Proteins from a genomic interval of Gloeocapsopsis sp. IPPAS B-1203:
- a CDS encoding helix-turn-helix transcriptional regulator encodes MNLKMSQAELAQQAGIHLQSIGKIESGKTMRLNSKSRVGLARALQIIQ; translated from the coding sequence ATGAACCTCAAAATGAGTCAAGCCGAACTCGCGCAACAAGCAGGAATTCACTTGCAAAGTATCGGCAAGATTGAATCAGGAAAGACAATGCGACTAAACTCCAAATCGCGTGTTGGATTAGCACGAGCGTTGCAAATTATACAATAA
- a CDS encoding thioredoxin family protein: MTKHLVEVFTAACPLCDETVKLVQSLACESCEIQVWDLREGYSTHKCREKANQYGIHRVPAVVVNGKLTECCQNQQPISREALIAAGIGQR, encoded by the coding sequence ATGACTAAGCATTTAGTTGAAGTCTTTACAGCAGCTTGCCCGCTGTGTGATGAAACCGTCAAATTGGTGCAATCGTTAGCGTGTGAAAGCTGTGAGATTCAGGTGTGGGATTTGCGTGAAGGGTATTCAACCCACAAATGCCGTGAGAAAGCCAATCAATACGGGATTCATCGGGTTCCAGCAGTTGTGGTTAATGGCAAACTAACAGAGTGTTGTCAAAATCAGCAGCCGATTTCCCGTGAAGCACTAATCGCGGCTGGCATTGGACAACGATAG
- a CDS encoding heavy metal-responsive transcriptional regulator → MKEGLLIGELSQRVHLPTQTIRYYERLGLLKPPKRTASHYRLYTAEDEERLRFIQKAKQFGLSLDEIEQLIEIRSRGTPPCNDLKRMVKQHLDELDRRIQAMLAFRQDLASRYEQIEALLADASVVPTETHCNGIVCRLIERSRPATLEETVKPKTALLMRSSPLPMQRLGN, encoded by the coding sequence ATGAAAGAAGGTTTATTGATCGGGGAATTGAGTCAGCGAGTGCATCTGCCTACCCAGACGATTCGATATTATGAACGACTGGGACTGCTTAAACCACCCAAACGTACCGCATCGCACTATCGCCTTTATACCGCAGAGGATGAAGAACGACTGCGCTTTATTCAAAAAGCTAAGCAGTTTGGGCTATCGCTGGATGAAATCGAACAATTGATCGAGATTAGGTCCCGTGGAACGCCTCCTTGTAATGATCTCAAGCGCATGGTGAAGCAACACCTCGATGAATTAGATCGTCGGATTCAAGCGATGCTGGCGTTTCGCCAAGACTTAGCCAGTCGATATGAGCAGATTGAAGCCTTGCTTGCGGATGCATCGGTTGTGCCAACTGAAACCCACTGTAACGGGATAGTTTGTAGACTAATTGAACGATCGAGACCAGCGACATTGGAGGAAACTGTGAAACCTAAAACAGCCTTATTGATGCGATCGTCGCCACTGCCAATGCAAAGATTAGGAAATTAA
- a CDS encoding heavy metal-responsive transcriptional regulator: MRRLSQNRLPEKLLKIGELAEQSDVAVGTIRYYETLGLIEPTHRSESGYRYYTTDAIKRVQFIKKAQSLQFSLSEIQQILGVRHQGDPACPLVRDLLNRKIAELDAQLDRIKTLKVELEIYRDRWADRPFDDPYSQELCSMIEEVAEHVLSND; encoded by the coding sequence ATGAGAAGACTGAGCCAAAACCGATTGCCAGAGAAACTGCTCAAGATTGGAGAGCTGGCAGAGCAGAGCGATGTTGCAGTAGGAACTATTCGCTATTACGAAACATTGGGGTTGATTGAACCGACCCACAGAAGCGAAAGTGGCTATCGTTATTACACTACTGATGCGATTAAGCGCGTGCAGTTTATCAAGAAGGCGCAATCTCTCCAGTTTTCCCTGTCCGAAATTCAGCAGATTTTGGGTGTTCGACATCAAGGCGATCCAGCTTGCCCACTAGTGCGAGACCTATTAAACCGAAAAATTGCTGAGTTGGACGCGCAACTCGATCGCATCAAGACGCTTAAGGTCGAGCTAGAAATATATCGCGATCGCTGGGCAGATCGCCCGTTCGATGATCCTTACAGCCAAGAGCTTTGCAGCATGATTGAAGAAGTGGCTGAGCATGTACTTTCTAACGATTAA
- a CDS encoding DUF2933 domain-containing protein, producing MGQVAVGIAIAVLVPQLTLRALPLQLLAACPLAILLMMNQMDKDSISASSHRRSLLPASKLLNRDEQLAQLRV from the coding sequence GTGGGGCAGGTAGCCGTCGGCATTGCAATTGCTGTGTTAGTACCGCAACTGACGCTGAGGGCATTACCACTGCAGTTGCTAGCAGCCTGTCCGCTTGCGATACTTCTAATGATGAACCAAATGGACAAGGATTCAATATCTGCTTCATCACACCGACGATCTTTGTTACCTGCCAGTAAATTGCTTAATCGGGACGAGCAACTGGCTCAATTGCGCGTGTAA
- a CDS encoding F510_1955 family glycosylhydrolase, with protein sequence MSQSNSNQGKAAKWLAYAVPAIVFFIALGGAAWLFSRTSQPTRSNLSSAASQSPSNQTDNLLAPTTSEASLKPAENWQANNHIHGLTVSPDSFQIIYVASHNGLLKRSETGRWYWVKERYDYMGFIAHPTDANRFYASGHPPEGGNLGFQVSRNQGVDWQEVSMSGVDFHAMAIAPSRPDIIYGLATSGERGFFVSHDAGQTWVQQPANGLEAMPFSLKVDPLNAERVVATTQAGLYESQDAGKTWSLIPSTATAPIVGLALQADGDRTVMFGYRVSPANTGLYRSVDNGQTWELWSSNGLEGTVLYLAVASSNAQIFYAINENNIVFQSQDGGKTWNELS encoded by the coding sequence ATGAGTCAGTCAAATTCAAACCAGGGAAAGGCTGCAAAATGGTTAGCTTACGCTGTCCCTGCAATCGTATTTTTCATAGCCTTAGGAGGTGCAGCCTGGTTATTTAGTCGTACCAGCCAGCCTACCAGAAGCAATTTGTCCAGTGCTGCATCTCAATCGCCATCCAACCAAACGGATAACTTACTAGCGCCCACTACTTCAGAAGCGTCTCTAAAACCAGCAGAGAACTGGCAGGCAAACAATCACATTCATGGATTAACCGTCAGCCCTGATAGTTTTCAAATTATCTATGTTGCCAGTCATAATGGTCTTCTAAAGCGATCTGAGACAGGTCGATGGTATTGGGTAAAAGAACGGTACGATTACATGGGTTTCATCGCTCACCCAACTGACGCAAATCGCTTCTATGCCAGTGGCCATCCACCAGAAGGTGGCAACTTGGGGTTTCAAGTGAGCCGAAATCAAGGAGTAGATTGGCAAGAAGTTTCCATGTCAGGAGTAGATTTTCATGCAATGGCGATCGCACCTAGCCGCCCTGACATCATTTACGGTCTAGCCACATCTGGAGAACGAGGCTTCTTTGTATCGCACGATGCTGGTCAAACCTGGGTACAGCAGCCTGCAAATGGTTTAGAGGCAATGCCGTTTAGCCTTAAAGTTGATCCTCTCAATGCAGAGCGAGTGGTAGCGACAACACAAGCCGGGCTATATGAAAGTCAAGATGCGGGCAAAACGTGGTCACTCATTCCCAGCACAGCTACTGCTCCAATAGTAGGATTAGCACTGCAAGCAGATGGCGACAGGACGGTGATGTTTGGATATCGCGTCTCTCCTGCCAATACTGGACTATACCGCAGCGTGGACAATGGACAAACCTGGGAGCTTTGGAGCAGCAATGGACTAGAGGGCACAGTTTTGTATCTAGCTGTTGCTTCCAGTAATGCACAGATTTTCTACGCTATTAATGAGAACAATATTGTTTTCCAATCACAGGACGGTGGTAAAACATGGAATGAACTAAGTTAG
- a CDS encoding TVP38/TMEM64 family protein: protein MKRKRRKKQHLLNRQNTIALTILLLYLLICGWLWIRPEFDLFSAEGLKQATQRWGWLGVLVYTGILTLSVVISPIPSAPLAVVAGMIWGPILAGIYSVIGGFLGGLLAYFIAYTLGRSAVHALTGKLIYFSKNRGEVYLGWVIFITRLLPVLSFDLISYGAGITGLSLPIYATATLLGMIPSTFFLTFLGSTFTVGLPLGIVLSILFLILLIGLPYSIHRYNWFNIRDIIHLE, encoded by the coding sequence ATGAAGCGCAAGCGACGAAAAAAGCAGCACCTTCTCAACCGTCAGAATACCATTGCCCTGACCATCCTGCTGTTGTATCTACTAATTTGCGGGTGGCTCTGGATTCGACCGGAGTTCGATCTATTTTCTGCTGAAGGGCTGAAACAAGCGACTCAACGTTGGGGATGGCTGGGAGTACTGGTTTACACGGGTATTCTGACGCTATCTGTTGTGATCAGCCCGATTCCAAGTGCCCCACTTGCGGTTGTGGCTGGGATGATCTGGGGTCCAATTTTGGCAGGAATTTATAGTGTCATTGGCGGTTTCTTAGGTGGTTTGCTGGCATACTTTATTGCCTATACACTAGGGCGATCGGCTGTCCATGCGCTAACAGGGAAACTCATCTACTTCTCTAAAAATCGAGGGGAAGTTTATCTTGGTTGGGTGATCTTCATCACACGCCTACTTCCAGTGTTATCATTTGATCTGATTAGCTATGGAGCCGGTATCACAGGACTCTCATTGCCAATTTATGCTACTGCAACATTGCTTGGCATGATTCCATCTACTTTTTTTCTAACATTTTTAGGTTCAACATTTACAGTTGGTTTACCGTTAGGGATTGTTCTTTCTATTCTGTTCCTGATTCTGTTGATAGGTTTACCGTATAGTATTCATCGGTACAACTGGTTCAATATAAGAGATATTATTCACTTGGAATGA
- a CDS encoding transposase: MTNLPGKIQQILGNLYSLRTWIEYSFKQVKNQLGWADFRLTDYHSIERWWEIVFSAYLLVTLQALQFKSSTANSGTNTNSNAQSYSSFTGKSEEITQHLNGNQVLTGRVL, from the coding sequence ATGACTAATTTACCTGGTAAAATTCAACAAATTCTAGGTAATCTCTATAGCTTGAGAACTTGGATTGAGTATAGCTTCAAACAGGTAAAAAATCAGTTAGGGTGGGCAGATTTTCGGCTCACAGATTATCACAGTATTGAGCGGTGGTGGGAAATCGTTTTTAGCGCTTACCTCTTGGTTACTTTGCAAGCGTTACAGTTTAAATCATCAACCGCTAATTCTGGAACTAATACCAACTCAAATGCACAAAGCTATTCTAGCTTTACTGGTAAGAGTGAAGAAATTACTCAACACCTGAATGGGAATCAGGTGTTAACTGGAAGAGTTCTTTAA
- a CDS encoding IS701 family transposase, with protein MVEPRKPQATVGFVDEYCQTYQNLFSDVRNYEYFKFLHMGMISELSRKSLPEIARIVGLKDGQGLHHLLRDAVWDVKALQEMRLWLTLVTIGERSITLCIDETGDKKKGTATDYVAKQYIGNLGKVENGIVSVNAYAVIDNMTYPLMFKVFKPRTRLKSGDQYKTKPQLALEITQELIDYGFNIELVLADSLYGESTELVLALVELKLPFIVAIRSNHVVWLSPGESSLQPLVCL; from the coding sequence ATGGTTGAGCCGCGTAAGCCACAAGCAACAGTTGGATTTGTGGATGAATATTGCCAAACATATCAAAACTTGTTCAGCGATGTCAGGAACTATGAATACTTCAAGTTCCTACACATGGGGATGATTAGCGAGCTATCACGTAAATCTTTACCAGAAATTGCGCGAATAGTTGGATTGAAAGATGGGCAAGGATTGCATCATTTGTTGCGGGATGCAGTGTGGGATGTTAAAGCACTTCAAGAGATGCGATTATGGTTGACTTTAGTAACAATTGGGGAGCGATCAATTACATTGTGCATTGATGAAACCGGAGATAAAAAGAAGGGAACAGCAACTGATTATGTAGCTAAACAATATATTGGTAACTTAGGAAAAGTGGAGAATGGTATTGTCTCGGTTAATGCCTATGCAGTCATTGATAATATGACTTATCCATTAATGTTTAAAGTTTTTAAACCTCGGACTCGACTGAAATCAGGAGACCAATACAAAACTAAGCCGCAACTAGCACTAGAAATTACTCAAGAACTGATTGATTACGGATTTAACATTGAACTAGTATTAGCAGATAGTTTGTATGGGGAAAGTACAGAGTTAGTCCTCGCTTTAGTTGAGTTGAAACTACCTTTTATCGTAGCTATTCGTAGCAATCATGTAGTTTGGCTTTCCCCAGGAGAGAGTTCGTTACAACCGTTGGTTTGCCTATGA
- a CDS encoding tetratricopeptide repeat protein, with protein sequence MIYRVKQLSMVLIALISIAGISLSTQETQAAESTQAENLFSQASTQLERGNFQGAIQDFSQVIKLNPDYMEAYCERGLAYAFLGDYQEAIKGFRQAIEIDPNHVDAYARWGTALASVGDLQGAIEKFDETLRLAPTFLDAYYNRGLAHYSLNNHEQAVEDFTQVIQLEPALAQAYGRRGLAYYALSNRSAAISDLQQAATLFQQQGDRVGYQQTLDLIQIIQ encoded by the coding sequence ATGATTTACAGAGTCAAGCAATTGAGTATGGTTCTGATCGCCCTAATATCGATCGCTGGGATTTCCCTGAGTACTCAGGAAACTCAGGCTGCGGAATCAACCCAGGCTGAAAATTTGTTCAGTCAGGCTTCAACACAGTTGGAGCGGGGAAACTTTCAAGGAGCGATTCAGGATTTTAGCCAAGTGATAAAGCTTAATCCCGATTATATGGAAGCCTACTGTGAGCGTGGTCTTGCTTATGCATTTTTGGGAGACTATCAAGAAGCAATTAAGGGATTTCGTCAAGCCATTGAAATTGATCCAAACCATGTTGATGCTTACGCTCGCTGGGGGACTGCTCTGGCGAGTGTTGGGGATTTACAAGGGGCAATTGAAAAGTTTGATGAAACTCTAAGACTTGCTCCCACTTTTCTTGATGCTTACTACAACCGAGGTTTGGCTCACTACAGTCTTAATAACCATGAACAAGCTGTTGAGGATTTTACACAGGTCATCCAGCTTGAGCCAGCGCTGGCTCAAGCATACGGTCGTCGAGGTCTTGCTTACTATGCTTTGAGCAATCGTTCCGCAGCCATTTCAGATTTACAGCAAGCGGCTACTCTCTTTCAGCAGCAAGGCGATCGGGTTGGCTACCAACAAACACTTGATTTAATTCAGATTATTCAATGA
- a CDS encoding Rieske (2Fe-2S) protein: MNRRAFFRWIGLGWLTSTLLPILVACGFKRIAANSRSDGFVVVGNVSELDQSAGKLQVQVGNTRLIVVGSASHPQTIVVLNPTCPHAGCIVKWKDNQSQFVCPCHGSEFDSRGQVTQGPATRDLVSYSIKVENQSILVKLN, translated from the coding sequence ATGAATCGCCGCGCTTTCTTTAGATGGATAGGACTGGGATGGCTAACCAGCACATTGCTACCGATTCTGGTAGCCTGTGGCTTCAAACGCATTGCTGCCAATTCACGATCGGATGGCTTTGTGGTAGTTGGCAACGTGTCTGAGTTAGATCAATCCGCAGGCAAACTGCAAGTTCAAGTCGGTAATACTCGGCTCATCGTAGTGGGTAGTGCTTCTCACCCCCAGACAATTGTGGTACTCAATCCCACCTGTCCCCACGCTGGATGCATTGTGAAGTGGAAAGATAATCAGAGCCAGTTTGTCTGCCCCTGTCATGGATCTGAATTTGATTCGCGTGGACAAGTCACTCAAGGTCCAGCCACGAGAGATTTAGTAAGTTACTCCATTAAAGTTGAAAATCAATCAATTCTTGTCAAGCTGAATTAA
- a CDS encoding metal transporter — MRKTLLWIILPLVALALAIGVFLSSNPLEPLGVSAPPIEKLTVERTLLGDQGISLLVRTSGSEPMQIAQIQVDGAYWQFTQTPPGELPRLQTAWIKLPYPWVRDEAHHIRFITDTGIGFDHEIAVAVPTPQFSLIRILAYALLGLYIGVMPVTLGMLFYPALKQLGGQGMKFILALTVGMLAFLLVDTLEEGLELATKSASAFSASALVWLVAITSFLAIFAIGRQGGKSPEGKALASYLALGIGWHNLGEGLAVGTAFAAGEAALGSLLVVGFTLHNITEGIGIAAPLVDARPKFTTFLSLIALAGLPAVIGTWIGAFTFSPHWAAVFLGIGVGAILQVMVEVGAYLIRTAHRSGSNWLSTVSLIGFSLGLAIMYGTALLVNF, encoded by the coding sequence ATGAGAAAGACGTTGCTTTGGATCATCTTGCCGCTCGTTGCACTGGCGCTCGCGATTGGAGTATTTCTTTCTAGCAATCCACTTGAACCATTAGGAGTTTCAGCCCCTCCAATTGAGAAGCTTACAGTAGAGCGAACTTTGCTAGGCGATCAAGGTATCTCTTTATTAGTGAGAACCAGCGGCTCAGAACCGATGCAAATCGCCCAAATTCAGGTTGACGGAGCCTACTGGCAATTTACCCAAACGCCACCTGGAGAATTACCCCGATTGCAAACGGCTTGGATTAAATTGCCTTACCCCTGGGTGCGCGATGAGGCGCATCACATTCGGTTCATCACCGATACGGGAATCGGGTTTGATCATGAGATTGCTGTTGCCGTACCAACGCCCCAATTTTCGTTGATTCGCATTTTGGCGTATGCGCTGCTGGGGTTATATATAGGAGTCATGCCTGTAACTCTAGGAATGCTGTTCTACCCAGCTTTAAAACAATTAGGCGGACAGGGAATGAAGTTCATTTTGGCGCTGACCGTCGGCATGCTGGCATTTCTTCTCGTAGACACATTGGAAGAAGGATTAGAACTTGCAACGAAGTCAGCAAGTGCTTTCTCTGCTAGTGCGCTTGTTTGGCTTGTTGCTATCACCTCGTTTCTTGCGATTTTTGCGATCGGCAGACAAGGTGGCAAGTCTCCAGAAGGGAAGGCACTTGCAAGTTATTTGGCATTAGGAATTGGCTGGCATAACCTGGGAGAGGGATTGGCAGTCGGCACTGCCTTTGCCGCTGGAGAAGCAGCACTGGGTTCGTTGCTCGTCGTTGGGTTCACCCTGCATAACATTACAGAGGGAATCGGCATTGCTGCGCCTCTGGTTGATGCACGCCCTAAATTCACGACGTTCCTCAGTTTAATTGCCTTAGCAGGACTGCCTGCTGTTATTGGCACTTGGATTGGAGCCTTTACCTTTTCACCTCACTGGGCAGCAGTTTTCTTAGGCATTGGAGTCGGAGCAATCTTGCAAGTGATGGTGGAGGTTGGAGCATACTTGATACGCACTGCTCATCGATCAGGTAGTAACTGGCTCTCTACTGTCAGTCTAATTGGATTTAGTTTAGGTTTAGCCATCATGTATGGAACTGCACTTCTCGTCAATTTCTAA
- a CDS encoding multicopper oxidase domain-containing protein: protein MDLSLKRRSLIGGGILGFGTLLSKLLPSSAFAQTPTSADTSTPSGHSVPVHGGSMTMGDVDNSRNGFDPQNILTDWEVGKVSQLPNGKTLREFEISIAEQEVEIAPGVVYPAWTYNGRVPGPTLRVTEGDRVRIRFKNPGVHPHTLHFHGIHSARQDGVPGTLEAFPEQEVVYEFDAKPFGCHLYHCHSAPFKRHLHKGLYGAFIIDPDPKQHPDQQEKAQSRLLGSPQNAKWQEFLMVMNAFDTNFDEENEFYAVNTIPHEFMKRPIQIERDRPVRVYLINVTEFDPINSFHLHGNFFDYYDHGTTLIPTLRTVDTIMQCQAQRGILEFTFQKHELGIYMFHAHQSEFLELGWMSAFEVVA, encoded by the coding sequence ATGGATTTGAGTCTCAAACGGCGATCGCTCATCGGTGGTGGCATATTAGGTTTTGGGACATTGCTGAGTAAGCTTTTGCCCAGTAGTGCCTTTGCTCAAACTCCTACTTCTGCGGACACTAGTACACCTTCAGGTCATTCTGTGCCAGTGCATGGAGGCAGTATGACGATGGGAGATGTAGACAATTCCCGCAATGGGTTTGATCCACAAAATATCTTGACGGATTGGGAAGTAGGAAAAGTTTCACAATTGCCTAATGGCAAGACATTGCGAGAGTTTGAAATATCAATTGCAGAACAGGAGGTTGAGATTGCCCCTGGAGTCGTTTATCCTGCCTGGACGTACAATGGGCGCGTTCCGGGTCCAACGCTGCGAGTCACGGAAGGAGATCGCGTCCGAATTCGCTTCAAAAATCCAGGTGTTCATCCACACACGCTGCATTTTCACGGCATTCATTCAGCACGGCAAGATGGTGTTCCTGGTACGCTTGAAGCATTTCCGGAGCAGGAAGTGGTTTATGAGTTTGATGCCAAACCCTTTGGCTGTCACCTCTATCACTGTCACTCTGCTCCGTTCAAACGGCACCTGCACAAGGGACTCTACGGCGCGTTTATTATCGACCCTGATCCTAAACAACATCCTGACCAACAAGAAAAAGCCCAGTCTCGGTTACTCGGTAGTCCGCAGAACGCCAAGTGGCAAGAGTTTCTCATGGTGATGAACGCATTTGACACCAATTTTGACGAGGAGAACGAATTCTATGCGGTCAATACGATTCCGCATGAGTTTATGAAACGCCCGATTCAGATTGAGCGCGATCGCCCAGTACGAGTGTATTTGATCAATGTCACTGAGTTTGACCCGATCAATTCCTTCCATCTCCACGGAAACTTTTTTGATTACTACGACCACGGAACCACGTTAATACCAACGTTGCGAACAGTTGATACTATCATGCAATGCCAAGCCCAGCGAGGCATTTTGGAGTTTACATTTCAGAAGCATGAACTGGGCATTTATATGTTCCACGCTCACCAGTCAGAATTTTTGGAACTCGGTTGGATGAGTGCATTTGAGGTGGTGGCATGA
- a CDS encoding YnfA family protein produces MHILNSLLLFVLSGLFEIGGGYLVWLWLREGKSLWLVLCGAVLLTTYGFVATLQPANFGRAYAAYGGVFIILSILWGWKIDNVMPDRLDWLGAAIVLVGVLVMMYAPRT; encoded by the coding sequence ATGCACATTCTCAATTCACTACTTCTGTTTGTTCTGTCGGGTCTCTTTGAAATCGGAGGCGGCTATTTAGTCTGGCTGTGGTTGCGTGAAGGTAAAAGCCTTTGGTTAGTGCTATGCGGGGCTGTTTTGCTCACAACTTATGGTTTTGTTGCCACCCTTCAACCCGCCAACTTTGGTCGGGCTTATGCCGCTTACGGCGGAGTTTTCATTATCCTTTCCATTCTTTGGGGATGGAAAATTGACAACGTTATGCCCGATCGCCTGGACTGGCTCGGAGCTGCCATTGTTCTGGTCGGTGTATTAGTGATGATGTATGCACCTAGAACCTAG
- a CDS encoding HAD-IC family P-type ATPase — MKICVNQAIAQFVRQQNLTWARAVNVQAQAGQGITGEIDGHRAIVGKAAFVQVQVNDVAKPLIEQSQQWEADGKTVVWVAYAGEILGIIAVADTVRPAAAQAIARLKRLGIEQIVMLTGDNSRTAHSIAQQVGVDQVYAELLPEEKVDVIRKLQKQYQAVAMVGDGINDAPTLAQASVGIAIGSCGQ; from the coding sequence ATGAAAATTTGCGTAAATCAGGCGATTGCTCAGTTCGTCCGCCAACAGAACCTGACCTGGGCAAGAGCTGTGAACGTTCAAGCCCAAGCGGGACAGGGGATCACTGGAGAAATAGATGGTCACAGGGCGATCGTGGGTAAAGCTGCGTTTGTCCAGGTGCAGGTGAATGATGTTGCCAAACCCCTGATAGAGCAGAGCCAACAGTGGGAAGCTGATGGCAAAACGGTGGTTTGGGTTGCCTACGCTGGAGAAATCTTAGGCATCATTGCGGTGGCAGATACGGTACGACCCGCAGCAGCACAGGCGATCGCCCGATTGAAACGGCTGGGAATTGAGCAGATTGTGATGCTAACCGGAGATAACTCCCGCACGGCTCATAGCATCGCTCAACAGGTTGGAGTCGATCAGGTTTACGCAGAACTCTTACCCGAAGAGAAAGTGGATGTCATTCGCAAACTTCAGAAGCAGTATCAGGCAGTCGCAATGGTGGGAGACGGTATCAATGATGCACCCACCTTAGCTCAAGCATCTGTTGGCATTGCGATTGGGAGCTGCGGGCAGTGA
- a CDS encoding DUF190 domain-containing protein: MAGEPLFLAIVETARQHQLLGATVTRGVEGYGVQQGGRIYTDRMMELADLPMVVTIIDKAEAIAQFLPIVQAVS, encoded by the coding sequence TTGGCAGGGGAACCTTTGTTTCTAGCGATTGTTGAAACCGCACGACAGCATCAACTTTTAGGTGCGACAGTCACACGAGGAGTAGAAGGATACGGTGTACAGCAGGGTGGGCGAATCTACACCGACCGCATGATGGAACTAGCAGATTTGCCGATGGTCGTAACAATCATCGACAAGGCAGAGGCGATCGCCCAATTTCTCCCCATCGTACAGGCTGTGTCGTAA
- the crcB gene encoding fluoride efflux transporter CrcB, giving the protein MTGEVEMSWLAKSGAGIRFILRSSNANVRVPLAISFGAIAGALSRYYLTLGLNQWLGTAFPFGTFVINVSGAFLMGFFTHLAIERRLISPDLRLIIAVGFLGSYTTFSTYELDADKLLTVRQWEMPLYWIGTAFLGVLCLEFGSFLARRLP; this is encoded by the coding sequence ATGACGGGGGAAGTTGAGATGAGTTGGCTGGCAAAAAGTGGAGCGGGAATCCGGTTCATCCTGCGGTCGAGTAATGCCAATGTGCGAGTGCCTTTAGCGATTAGTTTTGGGGCGATCGCAGGAGCCTTGAGCCGATATTACCTGACGCTGGGCTTAAACCAGTGGCTTGGAACCGCTTTTCCGTTTGGTACGTTTGTCATCAACGTATCAGGCGCTTTTCTAATGGGCTTTTTCACCCACCTTGCAATAGAGCGACGTTTGATCTCACCCGATCTGCGATTGATCATTGCAGTCGGTTTTCTAGGGTCATACACCACGTTTTCTACTTATGAATTGGATGCAGACAAACTACTGACAGTGAGGCAGTGGGAGATGCCGCTGTATTGGATTGGCACCGCTTTTCTGGGAGTGCTGTGTTTGGAATTCGGAAGTTTTCTAGCGCGGAGGTTGCCATGA
- the crcB gene encoding fluoride efflux transporter CrcB translates to MVINPLTLIPFQVLGLLTQHNPAMSAPIAVGLGAIPGALSRYYLTVLCSQWFGISFPFGTFFINLSGALLMGFFAGLGIEQVIGSPELQLLITTGFLGSYTTFSTYALDTSVLMRGRDRAKMLFYWAGSVALGGICLEIGIALAKLVHDGGS, encoded by the coding sequence ATGGTTATTAATCCACTTACTTTAATCCCCTTCCAGGTTTTGGGTTTGTTGACTCAGCATAACCCAGCGATGAGTGCGCCAATTGCCGTTGGTCTAGGGGCAATTCCAGGGGCGCTGAGTCGTTACTACCTCACGGTGTTGTGCAGCCAGTGGTTCGGAATCAGTTTTCCCTTTGGAACATTTTTCATTAACCTCTCTGGAGCGCTGCTGATGGGCTTTTTTGCCGGGTTAGGAATCGAGCAAGTGATCGGCTCTCCAGAACTGCAACTCCTAATTACAACTGGCTTTCTTGGCTCCTATACGACATTCTCGACCTATGCGCTTGACACCTCTGTTTTGATGCGGGGCAGAGATCGGGCCAAGATGTTGTTTTACTGGGCAGGAAGTGTTGCGTTGGGCGGCATCTGTTTGGAGATCGGCATCGCACTGGCGAAACTGGTGCATGACGGGGGAAGTTGA